In Macadamia integrifolia cultivar HAES 741 chromosome 12, SCU_Mint_v3, whole genome shotgun sequence, the following are encoded in one genomic region:
- the LOC122057073 gene encoding uncharacterized protein LOC122057073 isoform X2, translated as MKETSTKNFNPLITFEHKRDAYGFAVRPQHLQRYREYANIYKVEEEERSDRWEDFLERQAESAQPPLNGISEEGGNALSLTEATLQEADTVVENVEEIDSSGKISAAENSVENVPEKEAFAKKETKTHKVQIWAQIRTSLISIEDMMSFRVKKRKNLPKEEQGVGKKNHLSAIEEARPSKGTSEEDSEDEFYDDEFYDVERLDPVQDTSSVDNVNPSSGDDTVSPEPFFPWKEELESLVRGGVPMALRGELWQAFVGVKARRVDGYYQDMLATEVNAQPNKDFVSASNSTSKGSNTGHCCANEKWKGQIEKDLPRTFPGHPALDEDGRNALRRLLTAYARHNPSVGYCQAMNFFAGLLLLLMPEENAFWALVGIIDDYFDGYYSEEMIESQVDQLVFEDLVREKFPKLVNHLDYLGVQVAWVTGPWFLSIFVNMLPWESVLRVWDVLLFEGNRVMLFRTTLALMELYVSCRSCIGYN; from the exons ATGAAGGAGACGTCTACGAAGAACTTCAATCCTCTAATCACTTTCGAGCACAAGAG GGACGCCTATGGATTTGCAGTCAGACCTCAGCACTTGCAGAGATATCGAGAATATGCTAATATCTACAAG gtggaggaagaggagaggTCAGATAGATGGGAAGATTTCCTAGAGAGGCAAGCAGAGTCTGCTCAACCGCCTTTAAATGGCATATCTGAGGAGGGAGGCAATGCATTATCACTTACTGAAGCAACTTTGCAGGAAGCAGATACTGTTGTGGAGAATGTGGAAGAAATTGATTCCAGTGGCAAAATATCTGCTGCTGAGAATTCGGTTGAAAATGTCCCAGAAAAAGAGGCTTTTGCCAAAAAGGAGACGAAAACCCACAAGGTTCAAATTTGGGCACAGATTAGAACATCCCTTATTTCCATTGAAGATATGATGAGTTTCCGTGTTAAGAAGAGGAAAAATCTACCGAAGGAAGAGCAaggagtgggaaaaaaaaatcatctttcagCAATTGAAGAGGCAAGACCCTCAAAAGGGACATCGGAAGAGGACTCTGAGGATGAGTTTTATGATGATGAGTTCTATGATGTGGAAAGATTAGATCCAGTTCAAGACACCTCCTCAGTTGACAATGTGAACCCAAGTAGTGGTGATGATACAGTGTCTCCGGAACCTTTCTTTCCTTGGAAAGAAGAGCTAGAAAGTTTAGTTCGTGGAGGAGTGCCAATGGCACTCAGAGGAGAG CTATGGCAAGCTTTTGTGGGTGTGAAGGCACGACGAGTGGATGGATACTACCAAGATATGCTGGCTACAGAAGTCAATGCTCAACCTAACAAGGACTTTGTTAGTGCTTCCAATAGCACTAGTAAAGGATCAAATACAGGCCATTGTTGTGCtaatgaaaaatggaaagggCAGATTGAGAAG GATTTGCCGCGGACTTTCCCTGGTCATCCTGCTTTGGATGAGGATGGCAGAAATGCTTTGAGGCGTCTACTTACTGCATATGCTCGACATAACCCCTCTGTTGGCTACTGTCAG GCGATGAATTTCTTTGCTGGCCTGTTGCTACTTCTTATGCCCGAGGAAAATGCCTTTTG GGCTCTTGTGGGTATAATCGATGATTACTTTGATGGctattactcagaggaaatgaTTGAATCTCAG GTGGACCAACTTGTTTTTGAGGACCTAGTGCGCGAGAAGTTTCCCAAATTGG TTAATCATCTTGATTACCTGGGAGTGCAGGTGGCATGGGTTACTGGACCCTGGTTCCTTTCCATTTTTGTAAATATGCTTCCTTGGGAAAGTG TTCTTCGAGTCTGGGATGTGCTTTTGTTTGAAGGAAATCGTGTTATGCTCTTTCGGACAACTCTTGCTCTGATGGAGTTATATG TTTCTTGTAGGTCCTGCATTGGTTACAACTAA
- the LOC122057073 gene encoding ecotropic viral integration site 5 protein homolog isoform X1 produces the protein MKETSTKNFNPLITFEHKRDAYGFAVRPQHLQRYREYANIYKVEEEERSDRWEDFLERQAESAQPPLNGISEEGGNALSLTEATLQEADTVVENVEEIDSSGKISAAENSVENVPEKEAFAKKETKTHKVQIWAQIRTSLISIEDMMSFRVKKRKNLPKEEQGVGKKNHLSAIEEARPSKGTSEEDSEDEFYDDEFYDVERLDPVQDTSSVDNVNPSSGDDTVSPEPFFPWKEELESLVRGGVPMALRGELWQAFVGVKARRVDGYYQDMLATEVNAQPNKDFVSASNSTSKGSNTGHCCANEKWKGQIEKDLPRTFPGHPALDEDGRNALRRLLTAYARHNPSVGYCQAMNFFAGLLLLLMPEENAFWALVGIIDDYFDGYYSEEMIESQVDQLVFEDLVREKFPKLVNHLDYLGVQVAWVTGPWFLSIFVNMLPWESVLRVWDVLLFEGNRVMLFRTTLALMELYGPALVTTKDAGDAVTLLQSLAGSTFDSSQLVLTASMGYQTINEARLQELREKHRPSIIAAMEERSKGIRVGRDSRGLASKLYSFKHDPGSLIKETNAAERFGDLQTNGDICPLESGSVNLDEMISSLTGDADSLPDLQEQVVWLKVELCRLLEEKRSAILRLVF, from the exons ATGAAGGAGACGTCTACGAAGAACTTCAATCCTCTAATCACTTTCGAGCACAAGAG GGACGCCTATGGATTTGCAGTCAGACCTCAGCACTTGCAGAGATATCGAGAATATGCTAATATCTACAAG gtggaggaagaggagaggTCAGATAGATGGGAAGATTTCCTAGAGAGGCAAGCAGAGTCTGCTCAACCGCCTTTAAATGGCATATCTGAGGAGGGAGGCAATGCATTATCACTTACTGAAGCAACTTTGCAGGAAGCAGATACTGTTGTGGAGAATGTGGAAGAAATTGATTCCAGTGGCAAAATATCTGCTGCTGAGAATTCGGTTGAAAATGTCCCAGAAAAAGAGGCTTTTGCCAAAAAGGAGACGAAAACCCACAAGGTTCAAATTTGGGCACAGATTAGAACATCCCTTATTTCCATTGAAGATATGATGAGTTTCCGTGTTAAGAAGAGGAAAAATCTACCGAAGGAAGAGCAaggagtgggaaaaaaaaatcatctttcagCAATTGAAGAGGCAAGACCCTCAAAAGGGACATCGGAAGAGGACTCTGAGGATGAGTTTTATGATGATGAGTTCTATGATGTGGAAAGATTAGATCCAGTTCAAGACACCTCCTCAGTTGACAATGTGAACCCAAGTAGTGGTGATGATACAGTGTCTCCGGAACCTTTCTTTCCTTGGAAAGAAGAGCTAGAAAGTTTAGTTCGTGGAGGAGTGCCAATGGCACTCAGAGGAGAG CTATGGCAAGCTTTTGTGGGTGTGAAGGCACGACGAGTGGATGGATACTACCAAGATATGCTGGCTACAGAAGTCAATGCTCAACCTAACAAGGACTTTGTTAGTGCTTCCAATAGCACTAGTAAAGGATCAAATACAGGCCATTGTTGTGCtaatgaaaaatggaaagggCAGATTGAGAAG GATTTGCCGCGGACTTTCCCTGGTCATCCTGCTTTGGATGAGGATGGCAGAAATGCTTTGAGGCGTCTACTTACTGCATATGCTCGACATAACCCCTCTGTTGGCTACTGTCAG GCGATGAATTTCTTTGCTGGCCTGTTGCTACTTCTTATGCCCGAGGAAAATGCCTTTTG GGCTCTTGTGGGTATAATCGATGATTACTTTGATGGctattactcagaggaaatgaTTGAATCTCAG GTGGACCAACTTGTTTTTGAGGACCTAGTGCGCGAGAAGTTTCCCAAATTGG TTAATCATCTTGATTACCTGGGAGTGCAGGTGGCATGGGTTACTGGACCCTGGTTCCTTTCCATTTTTGTAAATATGCTTCCTTGGGAAAGTG TTCTTCGAGTCTGGGATGTGCTTTTGTTTGAAGGAAATCGTGTTATGCTCTTTCGGACAACTCTTGCTCTGATGGAGTTATATG GTCCTGCATTGGTTACAACTAAGGATGCTGGAGATGCTGTTACTTTGTTGCAGTCCCTAGCTGGCTCAACGTTTGACAGTAGCCAACTTGTTTTGACGGCTAGCATGGGTTACCAAACCATAAATGAAGCTCGATTGCAAGAGTTGAGAGAAAAACATCGACCCTCTATAATAGCTGCGATGGAGGAAAGGTCCAAAGGGATTCGTGTCGGGAGAGATTCCCGGGGTCTTGCATCCAAACTATACAGCTTCAAGCATGATCCTGGGTCATTgataaaagaaacaaatgcGGCAGAAAGGTTTGGTGATCTACAGACAAATGGGGATATATGTCCTCTTGAATCAGGGTCGGTTAATTTGGATGAAATGATTAGCAGTTTAACAGGGGATGCAGATTCTCTTCCTGATCTTCAAGAACAG GTAGTGTGGTTAAAGGTTGAATTATGCAGATTGCTTGAGGAGAAGAGATCCGCTATCCTCAGGTTggtattttga